Proteins from a single region of Sporosarcina sp. FSL K6-1508:
- a CDS encoding 4Fe-4S single cluster domain-containing protein: MYIHQITQSSVVNGPFDRTVIHFQGCTLSCPGCFNTASHPMKNGRELTVTDILDELPVGQQHVTISGGEPFLQIKPLLELVQALNAKEIGIIMFSGFYKAEIERMPLGEKVLSYIDVLIDGRFEEEKVAATGIRGSDNQTTHFFTERYSIEQMEKRQFEIQFREDGEVIMTGFPDLIWRKALEE, encoded by the coding sequence ATGTATATTCACCAAATTACTCAGTCTTCGGTTGTTAACGGACCGTTTGATCGGACAGTCATACACTTTCAAGGCTGCACGCTATCCTGTCCTGGGTGCTTCAACACAGCATCTCATCCGATGAAAAACGGGAGGGAGCTAACTGTAACGGATATACTAGACGAGCTTCCAGTAGGACAACAACATGTAACAATCAGTGGTGGGGAGCCTTTCTTACAGATTAAGCCCTTGTTGGAATTGGTACAAGCATTAAATGCAAAAGAAATAGGTATTATCATGTTCAGCGGCTTTTATAAAGCAGAAATTGAACGAATGCCTCTAGGTGAGAAGGTCCTGTCCTATATTGATGTGTTAATCGACGGAAGATTCGAGGAAGAGAAGGTCGCTGCAACTGGTATTCGTGGCTCAGATAATCAAACAACCCATTTTTTCACAGAACGCTATTCGATTGAGCAAATGGAGAAAAGACAATTTGAAATCCAATTTAGAGAGGACGGGGAAGTCATAATGACTGGATTCCCCGATCTTATTTGGAGGAAAGCCCTTGAAGAATGA
- a CDS encoding DUF2997 domain-containing protein: MKRQIIIDIKKDGTITIEPLNYTGGACEQATAPFESVFGITEEKTFKPEFYETNRESNHLKNKS; encoded by the coding sequence ATGAAACGGCAAATTATCATTGATATAAAAAAAGACGGCACAATCACTATCGAACCGCTCAACTATACAGGCGGCGCTTGCGAACAAGCTACTGCCCCTTTTGAATCTGTTTTTGGTATTACTGAAGAAAAAACATTTAAACCCGAATTTTATGAAACGAATAGAGAAAGTAACCATTTGAAGAACAAATCGTAA
- a CDS encoding DUF1257 domain-containing protein, with protein MSHFTSIKTSIKDIESLKVAAQSLGLIVVENQKARGYMGQKIKGDYVIKLKGPYDIALIKQASGTYEIVTDWWNGHVAKEVGPNGGQLLQNYGVVCAMKIAKERGLEVQHEKLKDGSIRIVATETVSVRG; from the coding sequence ATGTCACATTTTACAAGTATTAAAACATCTATCAAAGATATTGAATCATTAAAAGTGGCGGCACAATCTTTAGGCTTAATAGTAGTAGAGAATCAGAAAGCACGTGGATACATGGGACAAAAAATCAAGGGTGATTATGTTATTAAACTGAAGGGGCCATACGACATCGCGCTTATCAAACAGGCTTCTGGTACCTATGAAATTGTGACGGATTGGTGGAACGGCCATGTGGCCAAAGAGGTAGGTCCAAATGGAGGACAACTGCTGCAGAATTATGGTGTGGTATGTGCAATGAAAATTGCGAAGGAGCGCGGATTAGAAGTTCAGCACGAAAAATTGAAAGACGGTAGTATTCGCATTGTAGCGACTGAAACCGTATCTGTAAGGGGGTAA
- a CDS encoding AAA family ATPase, producing the protein MIDIMDYLKAGYPVIWMQEKDEEYAITQLKEIAQNGKTNASGPLHLNVWSCTDGMKEYDFQTKSFKKGKDALKDPIQAMESIKTGGKNESINVFLNLHPYMEQSQVQQLIKDLLPYGKHEERHIVIVSPEVKIPSTLEKDIALISYELPKKDALRAVLQNLLEANNFSPIEEESRILDAATGLTLAEAENAFSLALVKHKGFPPEAIQTVQELKTQYIGKDGMLTYIQPKITMDDIAGLDELKKWLTSRAKAMTVEAREYGLPLPKGMLLAGVPGSGKSYTAKAVSAAWKLPLLQFDLSQVFGSLVGESEQKMRAALQTAEAISPCILWIDEIEKALAGVGGNNDSGVTSRVFGQFLTWMQEKSSMVFVIATANNVNALPPEFLRKGRFDEFFWVDLPNETERKAIFNLHIQKVNRVPSNYPTEQLATHTTGFSGAEIEEVVKSALFKSFEENRELETKDLLKSIKDITPLSVTMKEQIEGIRAWAKDRARNASWDDESKKVDLTKIQTRSERTIHM; encoded by the coding sequence ATGATTGATATTATGGACTATTTAAAAGCAGGGTATCCAGTGATTTGGATGCAAGAAAAAGATGAAGAATATGCGATTACTCAATTGAAAGAAATCGCACAAAATGGAAAAACAAATGCAAGTGGCCCTCTTCACTTAAATGTATGGTCATGTACAGATGGCATGAAAGAATACGATTTTCAAACGAAATCTTTTAAAAAAGGAAAAGATGCATTAAAAGATCCTATACAAGCAATGGAATCCATAAAAACTGGTGGCAAGAATGAATCTATTAATGTATTTCTTAATCTGCATCCTTATATGGAACAGTCGCAAGTCCAACAACTAATCAAAGATTTACTACCTTATGGGAAACATGAAGAACGTCATATAGTGATTGTGTCACCGGAAGTTAAAATTCCATCAACTTTAGAGAAAGACATCGCATTAATTTCGTATGAATTGCCAAAGAAAGATGCTCTAAGGGCTGTTTTGCAAAATTTGTTAGAAGCAAATAACTTCTCTCCAATTGAAGAAGAATCACGGATACTGGACGCCGCCACAGGACTTACATTAGCAGAAGCAGAAAATGCATTTTCCTTAGCTTTAGTTAAGCATAAAGGATTCCCACCAGAAGCCATTCAAACTGTCCAAGAATTGAAGACACAATACATAGGTAAAGATGGGATGCTTACGTATATACAACCTAAAATCACGATGGACGACATTGCAGGACTAGATGAATTGAAAAAATGGTTAACATCACGCGCCAAAGCAATGACTGTTGAAGCAAGGGAGTATGGACTACCACTACCAAAAGGAATGTTACTTGCAGGTGTTCCTGGTAGTGGAAAATCCTATACAGCAAAAGCCGTTTCTGCAGCATGGAAATTACCCCTTCTACAATTCGATTTAAGCCAAGTCTTCGGATCACTTGTAGGTGAATCTGAACAAAAGATGCGAGCCGCATTACAGACTGCAGAAGCCATCAGTCCATGTATCTTATGGATTGATGAGATCGAGAAAGCACTTGCAGGTGTAGGCGGCAACAATGATTCCGGAGTAACATCCCGTGTCTTTGGCCAGTTCTTAACTTGGATGCAGGAAAAGTCGTCAATGGTCTTTGTAATTGCTACTGCTAATAATGTGAATGCACTACCGCCTGAATTTCTTAGGAAGGGCCGTTTCGATGAATTCTTCTGGGTAGATTTACCGAATGAAACTGAAAGAAAAGCAATTTTCAACCTCCACATACAAAAAGTAAACAGAGTACCTTCCAACTATCCAACCGAACAGCTGGCAACCCATACTACCGGCTTTAGTGGGGCAGAGATAGAAGAAGTGGTAAAGAGTGCGTTATTTAAATCTTTTGAGGAAAACAGAGAGTTAGAAACGAAGGATCTATTGAAAAGTATAAAAGACATCACTCCATTATCCGTAACCATGAAAGAGCAAATTGAAGGCATCCGTGCTTGGGCAAAAGATCGTGCAAGAAATGCAAGTTGGGACGACGAATCAAAAAAAGTGGACTTAACTAAGATTCAAACCCGATCGGAACGCACAATTCATATGTAA
- a CDS encoding DNA adenine methylase — protein MLICQFCEEEYCMNEDFDRNKEGFWCDVCDGYTYYDDNALKHQFTLILEDKEANQPLFSTPSIKFRKQLSPFRFPGGKSKVVDYLYSFLQNGKTTTLYSPFSGGGSFELAMLDAGVVNKLHMNDLDFGVYSVWWVIMNAPYTLVDKIRTAKPTHKDYFEAQAIIKSDYLGVNMVEASWATLLVNRLAFSGIAKANPLGGKEGTKNALLARWNREELIKRIEHIHSFSDRITITQENAVEMIQEAYWDHNSSIFIDPPYVAKGKELYNCFYTESDHLLLCGLLDSLHQGMPGADIIVTYDHTPWLQKIYKYPNELIIGRKYSI, from the coding sequence ATGCTAATCTGCCAATTTTGCGAAGAAGAGTACTGCATGAATGAAGATTTTGATAGAAATAAGGAGGGTTTTTGGTGTGATGTATGTGACGGATATACCTACTATGACGACAATGCACTGAAACATCAATTCACACTTATTCTTGAAGATAAAGAAGCCAATCAACCCTTGTTTAGTACTCCTTCAATAAAGTTTAGAAAACAACTATCACCATTCAGATTCCCTGGAGGAAAATCAAAAGTTGTAGACTACCTATATTCTTTTTTGCAAAATGGCAAAACTACAACACTCTATTCTCCTTTTAGCGGGGGCGGCAGTTTCGAACTTGCAATGCTTGATGCAGGAGTCGTAAATAAGCTTCACATGAACGATTTGGACTTCGGTGTGTATTCGGTATGGTGGGTCATTATGAATGCTCCTTACACATTAGTGGACAAGATACGGACAGCTAAACCAACTCATAAGGATTACTTTGAGGCGCAGGCTATCATAAAGTCGGATTACCTAGGAGTTAATATGGTAGAGGCGTCATGGGCTACCCTCCTCGTCAATCGCTTGGCTTTTAGCGGTATCGCTAAGGCGAATCCGTTAGGCGGCAAGGAAGGCACAAAAAACGCTTTACTAGCTCGTTGGAATCGAGAAGAACTAATCAAACGAATTGAGCATATCCACTCTTTCTCTGACAGAATAACTATTACACAAGAAAATGCAGTTGAAATGATTCAGGAAGCCTACTGGGACCACAATTCGTCAATTTTCATTGACCCACCCTACGTAGCTAAAGGTAAGGAATTATACAATTGTTTTTATACAGAAAGCGACCACTTGCTCCTATGTGGTTTGCTCGATTCGTTGCATCAAGGTATGCCAGGGGCGGATATCATTGTGACATATGACCATACTCCTTGGCTACAGAAAATCTATAAATACCCAAATGAATTAATAATTGGTCGCAAATATTCAATATAG
- a CDS encoding tyrosine-type recombinase/integrase, producing the protein MTTGMRLTGRLQPNELKLAFQDTSTLPELQNRLDNAEKNGQPNFYDFTDPEMMKWFLFERRHLNRENDRSASTLREYERELVMFVEQLLLHSAEIDLDVAFIIEGSLFKSLQSRHIRRYQEWLATNSPYVLHKGAYSAATLERKTTIIKAFLTFLHESGYIQEPIHKGLRIASVRKDDRPNRDLGPLDVVTLLNTFRDLGHPVMFTIVHVLTTTGIRNEEFCTLQVMDLKVDGILGGYYLDILGKGNKRRHVPLKEKVVRSIRMFRHSRGLLPIEQAKPEEPLFTTNTGRAYSPSYLSQYVKKEISSLEHVILSDQTMKITPHVFRHAFAIISKINEVDIYDIMRSLGHEKIETTMIYLEKIFEKERHAIHSWKSNDFGDYI; encoded by the coding sequence ATGACTACTGGGATGCGTTTAACCGGAAGGTTACAACCTAATGAATTGAAATTAGCATTCCAAGACACGTCGACACTTCCGGAATTGCAAAATCGATTGGATAATGCCGAAAAAAATGGCCAGCCTAATTTTTACGACTTTACGGATCCCGAGATGATGAAATGGTTTCTTTTTGAACGCCGCCACCTGAATAGAGAAAATGACCGATCGGCGTCCACTTTACGCGAATACGAAAGAGAATTAGTAATGTTCGTTGAACAGCTTCTATTGCATAGTGCGGAGATTGACCTAGATGTCGCTTTTATAATAGAAGGCTCTCTGTTTAAATCTCTTCAATCACGACATATAAGGCGCTACCAGGAGTGGTTAGCAACCAATAGTCCGTATGTTTTACATAAAGGAGCGTACTCTGCCGCCACACTTGAACGAAAAACAACAATTATCAAGGCTTTTTTGACCTTTTTACATGAATCGGGCTATATCCAAGAGCCTATTCACAAAGGGCTGCGCATTGCATCCGTTCGAAAAGACGACCGACCGAATCGAGATTTAGGACCACTAGATGTTGTTACACTGCTGAATACGTTTCGTGACCTCGGACATCCCGTAATGTTTACAATTGTTCACGTACTAACAACGACAGGTATTCGAAATGAGGAGTTTTGTACTCTGCAGGTAATGGATTTGAAAGTGGATGGGATTTTGGGAGGCTATTACCTAGATATATTGGGGAAAGGGAATAAACGCCGGCATGTACCTTTAAAAGAGAAAGTCGTCCGGAGCATTCGCATGTTTCGCCACTCGCGAGGTCTATTGCCGATTGAACAAGCAAAACCGGAAGAACCGCTCTTTACAACGAATACGGGACGCGCCTATTCTCCTTCGTATTTGTCGCAATACGTAAAGAAAGAAATTAGTAGCCTGGAGCATGTGATACTGTCGGATCAAACGATGAAAATCACACCACACGTTTTTCGACATGCCTTTGCGATCATATCAAAGATTAACGAAGTGGATATATACGATATTATGCGTTCCCTCGGGCATGAAAAGATTGAAACTACGATGATATACTTAGAAAAAATCTTCGAGAAAGAACGTCATGCGATTCATTCATGGAAATCCAATGACTTTGGGGATTATATATAA
- a CDS encoding RES domain-containing protein — protein MRFLKCCVHCFTNHFIQAVIREQNEIGSCSYCNMNNEEEEAFVSDMDIVGELIRGKLGLAYKNASTDDVPYDVLSGISTTIEDVLRYSEDIFSLDLDDTGDIPIFIEELFKSSGPSYRDIAQGDFDEWEGGDAEIIMIDEFYVGRNDNHLRYHWDEFTYLVKHVNRFFDIAGSREEMLDTFKELLEQMEYTLPKESLIWRARTNPIIISNDKTIMQYECGSPPRNLARPLRMNPAGISYFYGSADRDTCKQEIRPKVDDKIVYGLFSTKKDLRIIDLSKVPEIHAKSIFDPEYDHSMNWATMFLEGFVMEISKPIEEGDAPIEYVPTQILSEYIRKLGYDGLSFNSCITEQLNYTMYCGRDEQKTEPAGFPWRKFSHANQVPEFTEWMELMSFDLEN, from the coding sequence ATGAGATTCTTGAAATGCTGTGTCCATTGTTTTACAAATCATTTTATTCAAGCTGTAATAAGGGAACAAAATGAAATTGGTTCTTGCTCTTACTGCAATATGAACAATGAAGAAGAAGAAGCGTTCGTTTCGGACATGGATATTGTAGGAGAACTCATAAGGGGAAAACTTGGATTGGCTTATAAAAATGCGAGTACGGATGATGTACCTTATGATGTGCTTAGTGGAATCTCAACGACGATAGAGGATGTACTAAGATACAGTGAAGATATTTTCTCTCTAGATTTAGATGATACAGGGGATATACCAATATTTATTGAAGAACTATTCAAAAGCAGCGGTCCATCATATCGTGATATCGCCCAGGGTGATTTTGATGAGTGGGAGGGCGGTGATGCAGAAATAATTATGATTGATGAATTTTACGTAGGTCGTAATGATAATCATTTGCGGTATCATTGGGATGAATTCACATATCTCGTCAAGCATGTGAACCGCTTTTTTGATATTGCCGGTTCACGTGAAGAAATGTTGGATACGTTTAAAGAATTACTTGAGCAAATGGAGTACACATTGCCTAAAGAGAGCCTTATCTGGCGAGCTCGTACTAATCCAATAATAATCTCAAACGACAAAACGATTATGCAGTACGAGTGCGGCTCCCCACCCCGAAACCTAGCTAGACCACTCAGAATGAACCCGGCCGGCATCTCCTACTTCTACGGTTCCGCCGACAGGGACACATGTAAACAAGAAATCCGCCCAAAGGTTGACGATAAAATAGTTTATGGACTCTTCTCAACAAAAAAAGACCTCCGAATTATTGACTTGAGCAAGGTCCCTGAAATCCATGCAAAAAGCATTTTTGACCCTGAATACGATCATTCAATGAATTGGGCCACGATGTTTCTAGAAGGATTTGTCATGGAAATATCGAAACCAATCGAAGAAGGCGATGCACCAATTGAATATGTACCAACTCAAATTTTGTCGGAGTATATTCGGAAATTAGGATACGATGGTTTAAGTTTCAATAGTTGTATAACAGAGCAATTGAATTATACGATGTATTGCGGAAGGGATGAGCAAAAAACAGAGCCTGCTGGATTTCCTTGGCGTAAGTTCTCTCACGCGAACCAAGTCCCTGAATTCACGGAATGGATGGAACTCATGAGTTTCGACCTTGAAAATTGA
- a CDS encoding peptidoglycan recognition protein family protein, which produces MSYTIINNYISESLYKLKAPYNMTPEYITLHNTFNDATAINEIAFMHRNPEPVSYHVAIDNKHAVQAIPFKRNGFHAGDGTTGPGNRKSIGIEICYSKSGGPKYINAEENAIEYVAHVLKQYGWGIERVKWHYDWINSKGQRKNCPHRILDEGRGKLVKGRIASKLKELYNP; this is translated from the coding sequence ATGTCATACACTATTATCAACAATTACATTTCAGAGTCCTTATATAAGCTTAAAGCACCATACAACATGACGCCAGAATATATTACTCTTCACAATACTTTTAACGATGCGACTGCAATTAACGAAATAGCATTCATGCATCGTAATCCGGAGCCGGTAAGTTACCATGTTGCGATTGATAACAAGCACGCTGTACAAGCTATCCCGTTTAAGCGAAATGGTTTTCATGCAGGGGACGGTACAACAGGTCCGGGGAACCGTAAATCTATTGGCATAGAGATCTGTTACAGCAAGTCAGGAGGCCCTAAATATATTAATGCTGAAGAAAATGCAATAGAATACGTTGCTCATGTACTTAAACAATATGGTTGGGGCATTGAACGTGTGAAATGGCATTATGATTGGATTAACAGTAAAGGGCAGAGAAAGAATTGTCCTCATCGCATCCTAGACGAGGGACGTGGGAAATTAGTTAAAGGTCGAATTGCATCAAAACTAAAAGAGTTGTATAATCCGTAG
- a CDS encoding glycoside hydrolase domain-containing protein — protein sequence MDEMVLRVQRWLNQEYRNDPGFEVVLETGKTGWSTMYALTRALQIELGIPNPFNNFGDGTATAYKKWGEMQLGSVPTDSKGKQIVYILQGACYCKGYNPGGFDGNFGEGLKSAVQKLQTDAGLPVRDGKVYDYVFKAFLTMDAYVLTAGGNSRIREIQQSLNYSYYKTAGVQPTDGFYQRNTNKALIYGLQTEIGIAPNNQTGSIGPATTAGLPTLLVGSRGNFVKLFQYALYVNNYDSGTFDGIYGTGVKSAVTEFQKFVGLDADGIAGKQAWLSVLTSTGDPNRKGTACDCITEITPARAQTLKNAGYQTVGRYLINVPGGLDKKIQPGELKTIFDAGLTVFPIYQTNGASSEYFGPLQGAIDGEKALISAQQHGFKDGTTIYFSVDFDALGGDIPMILEYYQAIITVLGGKYKVGVYGPRSICIEVSKLDGISYSFVSGMSTGFSGNLGYPLPRNWAFDQILEYAIGSGEGRIAIDKDIKSGRDNGQSSVSPITPPILKNEIFLDKLDELQRLAASQNNPHAMNQTDWCLDYLRNERFNNEMWDIIAGSLDGKFVDKAVAEFGRARDFPQPLDPDSKEQIDLPHLAATCDTVIMQKGKVLSDIAGWGGDLLTTLKDAKRLVEAGRYDTIYKAAYATIGGIGESHFSYSDLLSDLDGYNIGMQIVNKGHAQGFSKVVRDYYSNGWKSRYSDFYQNRFASSPDRLYDDANYILNDVDPLIVPIRYMFVLAFDIPFYLPEEGRAVAEAWRDKFLVLVGRE from the coding sequence ATGGATGAAATGGTATTAAGAGTTCAAAGATGGCTTAACCAAGAGTATAGAAATGATCCAGGATTTGAAGTGGTTTTGGAAACCGGAAAAACAGGTTGGTCAACGATGTATGCTTTAACCCGAGCGTTGCAAATTGAATTAGGAATACCTAATCCGTTCAATAATTTTGGGGATGGAACGGCAACTGCTTACAAGAAGTGGGGAGAAATGCAACTTGGTTCAGTTCCTACTGATTCGAAAGGGAAGCAAATTGTATATATACTTCAAGGGGCTTGTTACTGTAAAGGATACAATCCAGGGGGATTTGATGGCAATTTCGGTGAAGGGCTTAAATCCGCAGTACAAAAACTACAAACTGATGCCGGATTGCCAGTGAGAGACGGGAAAGTTTATGATTATGTGTTTAAAGCATTCTTGACCATGGATGCTTATGTCCTCACCGCAGGGGGGAATTCGAGAATTAGAGAAATTCAACAAAGCCTAAATTACAGTTACTACAAAACAGCGGGTGTTCAACCTACTGACGGCTTCTACCAAAGAAACACGAACAAAGCTCTAATCTACGGTCTACAAACAGAGATAGGCATTGCTCCCAATAACCAAACAGGTTCGATTGGACCCGCCACGACAGCTGGACTCCCTACGTTATTAGTCGGAAGCCGTGGCAATTTCGTGAAATTATTTCAGTATGCTTTATATGTTAACAACTATGATTCGGGAACTTTTGATGGCATATATGGAACTGGTGTAAAATCGGCTGTTACTGAATTCCAAAAATTTGTTGGATTGGATGCAGATGGTATTGCAGGAAAACAGGCCTGGTTATCCGTTCTAACTAGTACTGGTGATCCAAATCGGAAAGGAACAGCTTGTGATTGCATTACTGAGATTACTCCTGCTAGAGCCCAAACTCTGAAAAACGCTGGATACCAAACCGTTGGGAGATATTTGATAAATGTTCCAGGAGGCTTAGATAAAAAAATTCAACCTGGAGAATTGAAAACAATCTTCGATGCAGGCTTAACTGTCTTTCCGATATATCAAACTAATGGTGCTTCGTCCGAGTATTTTGGTCCACTCCAAGGAGCCATTGATGGAGAAAAGGCTCTAATCAGTGCTCAACAACATGGATTTAAAGACGGTACAACCATTTACTTTTCGGTAGACTTTGATGCATTGGGTGGAGATATTCCAATGATTTTAGAATATTATCAAGCCATTATTACAGTTTTAGGTGGTAAATATAAAGTTGGGGTATACGGTCCTCGTTCGATTTGTATTGAAGTTTCTAAATTAGATGGGATAAGTTACAGTTTTGTAAGCGGGATGTCTACAGGATTTAGTGGAAACTTAGGTTATCCACTTCCTAGAAACTGGGCATTTGATCAGATTCTAGAATATGCAATTGGGAGTGGCGAAGGTCGAATCGCTATTGATAAAGATATTAAATCAGGTAGAGATAATGGACAATCATCAGTTTCGCCCATTACACCGCCTATTTTAAAGAATGAGATTTTTTTAGATAAATTAGATGAATTGCAAAGACTCGCTGCTTCCCAAAATAATCCTCACGCCATGAACCAAACTGATTGGTGTTTAGATTACCTTCGAAACGAAAGATTTAATAATGAAATGTGGGACATAATAGCAGGTTCACTAGACGGTAAGTTCGTTGATAAAGCGGTTGCTGAATTTGGGAGAGCAAGAGATTTCCCACAACCTTTGGATCCTGACTCCAAAGAACAAATTGATTTACCTCATTTGGCTGCAACATGCGATACAGTGATTATGCAAAAGGGGAAAGTTCTTTCTGATATAGCAGGATGGGGTGGGGATCTACTTACAACTTTAAAGGATGCTAAGAGATTGGTGGAGGCTGGTCGCTACGATACAATATATAAAGCTGCTTACGCCACTATTGGTGGTATAGGCGAGAGCCATTTTTCATACTCCGATCTCCTTTCCGATTTAGATGGATATAACATTGGTATGCAGATTGTTAATAAAGGTCATGCACAAGGATTTTCTAAAGTTGTAAGGGATTATTATTCAAATGGTTGGAAGAGTAGGTATTCTGACTTCTACCAAAACAGATTTGCATCATCTCCTGATAGATTATATGATGATGCAAATTATATATTAAATGATGTTGATCCGCTAATTGTACCTATAAGATATATGTTTGTTCTTGCTTTCGATATTCCATTTTATTTGCCGGAAGAGGGTCGTGCAGTTGCTGAAGCGTGGAGAGACAAGTTCTTAGTACTTGTAGGTAGAGAATAA
- the bacL2 gene encoding BacL2 family protein — MVIKSEFWSGLEEMAGLYSSEKEELKKEIILLNIFEKMKGYILTSVNNAYKKTGVYGLEIPKEDFESRFMQYLWEAVESFQSDGSTFKNIVARRFDFAEKHTWRQYKTKGDENDKNGVSYESARLISLDRRIDGGTKSVKILADISLGDVYSAEDEYFEQIEVTSIISEFKKVNERYANVIQFILLGYKGVDLAIATGEADSNNQKFRKLVQRSKESFAKYMTNRAS, encoded by the coding sequence ATGGTGATAAAAAGCGAATTCTGGAGTGGACTTGAAGAAATGGCGGGGTTATATAGCAGTGAAAAAGAAGAATTAAAGAAAGAAATAATTCTATTAAACATATTTGAAAAAATGAAAGGTTATATTTTGACGAGTGTGAACAACGCTTATAAGAAAACGGGAGTTTATGGACTTGAAATACCCAAGGAAGATTTTGAATCAAGGTTTATGCAATATCTTTGGGAAGCAGTTGAATCGTTTCAAAGTGACGGCTCCACGTTCAAAAATATTGTAGCGCGTCGATTTGATTTTGCTGAAAAACACACCTGGAGACAATATAAAACAAAAGGCGACGAAAATGACAAAAATGGCGTATCTTACGAATCCGCAAGACTTATTTCGTTAGATAGAAGAATTGATGGTGGTACAAAAAGTGTAAAAATACTTGCAGACATTTCACTTGGCGATGTGTACTCGGCTGAGGATGAATATTTTGAACAAATTGAAGTAACATCGATTATATCTGAATTTAAAAAAGTCAATGAAAGATATGCTAATGTAATTCAATTCATATTACTTGGGTATAAAGGCGTCGACCTAGCAATTGCAACTGGTGAAGCAGATTCTAACAATCAGAAATTTCGAAAACTGGTACAACGGTCCAAAGAATCATTCGCAAAATACATGACCAATAGAGCATCTTAG
- the istB gene encoding IS21-like element helper ATPase IstB: MNKTVKDLQNHFRQLRLSETAEELPQLLREAEKESWTYLEFLEAITSFELGKREEKSIGRRIKWARFPYIKTLQEFQVEEQTALTSRQLTQLQEFGWLEQQYNLILLGPPGVGKTFLAIGLGLEAIHKGFQVYFVTMGELIQLLKTQEFAHKSQVQMKRLQTSDLVIIDDLMYMAMDQREANLFFQLINHLYERSSIILTSNKSPEQWTELMGDQGIMTAILDRLLHRVEVIHMNSDSYRMKNRQHIF, encoded by the coding sequence ATGAATAAAACGGTGAAAGACTTACAGAATCATTTTCGTCAGCTACGGCTGTCAGAAACGGCAGAGGAGCTCCCGCAGCTCCTTCGCGAAGCTGAAAAAGAATCATGGACTTACTTAGAATTTTTGGAAGCTATCACATCATTTGAGCTAGGCAAACGCGAGGAAAAAAGTATAGGACGTCGTATTAAATGGGCGCGCTTCCCCTACATTAAAACGTTACAAGAATTTCAAGTAGAGGAGCAAACAGCTCTTACATCTCGTCAACTGACACAGTTACAAGAGTTCGGCTGGTTAGAGCAGCAATACAACTTAATCTTATTAGGCCCACCTGGTGTTGGCAAAACATTTCTAGCGATAGGGTTAGGCTTAGAGGCTATTCATAAAGGGTTCCAAGTGTACTTTGTGACAATGGGAGAATTAATTCAGCTTCTGAAAACCCAAGAATTTGCGCATAAATCGCAGGTTCAAATGAAACGACTTCAAACATCTGATTTAGTGATTATTGATGATTTAATGTACATGGCAATGGATCAGCGTGAGGCAAATCTATTCTTCCAGCTCATCAATCATCTATACGAACGAAGTTCAATTATTCTAACGTCGAATAAGAGCCCAGAACAATGGACGGAGTTAATGGGGGATCAAGGGATTATGACAGCCATTCTAGATCGGCTGTTACATCGTGTCGAAGTGATTCACATGAATAGTGATAGCTATCGAATGAAAAATAGGCAGCATATATTTTAA